Below is a genomic region from Mucilaginibacter auburnensis.
TTACCTGCAGCAACTATAATAGTTATAATTATTACTATACCCGCCATTGATATAACCGGCATAATAACATCAATAATTTTTTGCTGTTTTTTGAATAGTGTGTTAAACAATAAACCCGCTCCAATAGGCAGAATTACCATTTTCACTATCTCCCACATCATATGCGTAACCTCAATCTTCACCATTGCGCCTGCAAGCCATCCCATCAACATTGGGGTAACAAACGGAGATAATAAAGTTGAAACCGCTGTAATAGTGATAGACAATGCCAGGTTAGCTTTTGCCAGATATGATATTACGTTTGATGCCATACCGTTAGGTGAGCAACCTATTAAAACAATACCGGCGGCAATTTCAACAGGCAAACCGCTTATACTTGCCAAAATATAACCTACGCCGGGCATAATAATAAAATGACTTACCACGCCTATCAATACACCACGTGGGTTTTTAACAACGCCAACAAAATCATTTATACCCATTGAAGTACCCATACCAAACATAATGATCTGGATTAATGGGATAAGCAATACAGATAATTTGAAATCGCCCCATGAGGTAAAGAACGCAGGGTAGTATAATGCTGCAACAGTTGATGCAAATATTAATACGGTATAGGAGAACCTGCCGGTAGTGGCATTGATTTTTACGC
It encodes:
- a CDS encoding bile acid:sodium symporter family protein, with amino-acid sequence MKNTSLYKAALGAAVIALIAGVVMAFSGNGAQAGPAFIAFFLLLAVGVKINATTGRFSYTVLIFASTVAALYYPAFFTSWGDFKLSVLLIPLIQIIMFGMGTSMGINDFVGVVKNPRGVLIGVVSHFIIMPGVGYILASISGLPVEIAAGIVLIGCSPNGMASNVISYLAKANLALSITITAVSTLLSPFVTPMLMGWLAGAMVKIEVTHMMWEIVKMVILPIGAGLLFNTLFKKQQKIIDVIMPVISMAGIVIIITIIVAAGNKNLLTIGPLLLLLVLIHNLCGYTFGYWSGKLFKMNERDCRTMAIEVGMQNGGLATGIAQSMGKMATVGLAPAIFSPLMNITGSILASYWHGKKLDEASIEAAKTDTVTKH